The nucleotide sequence TAGAAACGCCTCCTCTGATTCCGCCCCAAACCAAAACTTTCACCGTTTGCGGACTGAACCGATATTTGAAAGCCATAAATTTTGTCGGAACAAAAATCGCAACCCAACGTGCTAATAGAACTATCGAAATACAAATTCCGCCAGCAACGAGATATTCATTTAAATCCTTGATTAACAGTAGCTCAAAACCAATAAATAAGAATAGAACCGCGTTCATAATCTCGTCAATCAGCTCCCAGAATTTGATGAGATAATCCTGTGTTTCGGATTTCATTTTAAAACTTTCGCTGAAATTCCCCATAAATAATCCGGCAGCAACCATTGCCAAAGGCGCAGAAATATGCATCTCGCGGGCAATCAGATAACCACCCATAACGACTGATAATGTGATGAGTACGGAAATGATATAGTCATCTACAACCCGTAAAGCTCTAGAAGCAGAATATCCGAGAAGAACGCCCAATAATAAACCGCCACCCGCCTCACGAAGTAAAAGCAAACCTATATTTTCTACATTCAAATCAATGTCTTTGCCGATTGCCAATTGAAGAACGACCGTAAAAACGACTACTGCCATCCCATCATTAAATAAAGATTCGCCGGCAACTTTGGTTTCCAAAGATTTTGACACATTCGCTTGTTTCAGAATACTGAGAACCGCAACCGGATCTGTAGGAGAAATCAATGCGCCAAAAACCAAACAATAGATAAACGGCATCTGAATCCCAACCAAAGGCAAAAGATAAAAAGCACCAAAAGCCACCGCAAAAGTTGAAATAATGACACCAACTGTAGAAAATATCACAACTGGACCGAATTGCTCTTTTAAATCCTTGATATTGACGTGGATTCCTCCTGCAAATAATAAGAAATTCAGCATCGCACCCATCAGAACTTCGGTGAAATCCAGACTGTTTACCAGTTTTATTAAACCGTTGGTCGTTTTGGGTAAAAAATTATCTCCAGAAGCTACCAAAATTACAGAAACGATGATGGCTATTACCATAATCCCAATAGTACTCGGTAATTTGAGAACTCTATAATTGATATATGCGAATAAAGACGCTAGAACGATTAATACTGAGAATGAGTAATATAACTCCATTAATATAGTTGATGGTTATTGGTGGATGATTGTTGGTTTTGCATAAAGTTAAGTTTAAAATTTAATTTTCCTCATCATCAAAATACTCGAACAGGAAATCATTGTAAGGAAAGCGAGAGATGTGGATTCTGTGAACCTCATCATAAATCATTTTCTTCATTTCCGGGAAGTTTTCCTTGGTCAAAGCAGAGATGAAAACTGTCGGATTTTTGGATTTTGCCATCCATGTTTTTTTCCATTCTTCCAAAGAGATATTCTTTTTGGATGAAGGTGTCAAATCATCTTCATCTTTTTTCTCGTAACTGAAATCGTCAATCTTATTGAAAACCATAATCATCGGTTTCTGATGTGCATCAATTTCCTGAAGAATCTGATTAACAGAGGCAATATGATCTTCAAAACTTTCATGCGAAATATCCACCACGTGAATCAGCAGATCCGCTTCACGAACCTCATCCAGCGTCGATTTGAAAGATTCTACCAATTGTGTTGGTAATTTTCTGATGAATCCAACTGTATCCGTCAAAAGAAATGGAAGATTGCCAATCACCACCTTTCTAACAGTTGTGTCTAAGGTTGCAAACAACTTATTTTCCGCAAAAACATCCGATTTGGACAACGCATTCATCAAGGTTGATTTCCCAACATTCGTATACCCAACCAAAGATACACGCACCATTTTACCGCGATTCTGACGTTGGGTTGACATTTGTTTGTCAATGGTTTTCAGCTTGTCTTTGAGCAAGGTAATTCGGTCACGGATAATCCTTCTGTCGGTTTCGATTTCCGTTTCCCCCGGACCACGCATCCCGATTCCCCCTTTCTGTCGCTCAAGGTGGGTCCACATTCTTGTTAATCGTGGTAAAAGATATTGATACTGCGCCAGCTCAACCTGAGTTCTTGCATAAGAAGTCTGTGCTCTTTGGGCAAAAATATCGAGAATAAGATTGGTTCTGTCCAAGATTTTGACCTCCATTTCTCTCTCCAGATTTTTAAGCTGTGAAGGCGACAATTCATCATCAAAAATCACAGTTCCGATTCCGTTTTCCTTCACATATTCCTTTATTTCTAGAGCTTTCCCGCTTCCTACAAAGGTTTTGGAATCCGGCTGTGTGAGTTTTTGTGTAAATCTTTTATCGACTGTCGCACCGGCTGTGAAAGCCAGAAACTCCAGCTCGTCCATATATTCTTTCAGTTTACTTTCGTCCTGATTTTGGGTGACAAGGCCTACCAAAACCGCTCTTTCATACTGATGTTCTTTCTTTTCTAACATTTAAAATTGATAAATTTTCTAATTCTGACAAGATACTATTTTTCGACAAAAAAACCAAAGAATATCTTTGGTTTTACAATTTCTGACTTTAATAAATCAGTAGTTCCAAGTGTTTTAATTGATAAGATTTGCCGTCAAAGTTTTATCAAAACTAAAAGCAACACTAATTGGACAAGTTTCCTTAGCTTCTTTGGCGATTTTTTGAAAATCTTCCTCAGAAATGGCAGGAACTTTTGCATTCAATGTTAATTCTGAAAGCGTTACTTTTCCATCATCTAAACTGATTTTACAATCGGTTTCCAAAGTTTCAGGAATATAACCAGCTTCTGTCAACAAAGCCGAAGTTTTCATTGTAAAACAACCGGCGTGAGCTGCTGCCAATAATTCTTCTGGATTGGTTCCCACACCTTCTTCGAAACGGCTTTTGAACGAATATTGAGTTTCATTAAGCGTTGTGCTTTGTGTTGTCAGAACACCGCTTCCATCTTTTACTGTTCCTTTCCAGACTGCTTTTGCACTTCTTTTCATAAGTCTAATTTTTTTGATTTTAAATTAAAAATGTTTCTTGAGATTTAAAAACTAATTTCATACCATTAAGAATTAAATAATCATTAATTTAGCCGGCAAAATAATATTCTCAATGAAAAAAATATTTTTAGCATTAACCCTTATTTTGGGTTATGCCCAAATGAGAGCGGATGAAGGTATGTGGCTTCTGATGCTTGTAAAAAGACTGAACGGGGTCGATATGCAGAAAAAAGGTCTGCACTTGACGCCGGAAGAAATTTATTCTGTAAACAACTCCAGTTTGAAGGATGCGATCGTAAGCTTTGGAGGTTTCTGTACCGGTGAGATTGTTTCTAACCAAGGTTTGATTTTTACCAATCACCATTGTGGTTACGATGCTGTTGCAGCAGCTTCAACGCCTGAAAAAGATTATCTGAAGAACGGCTTCTGGGCAATGAAACCTAATGAAGAATTCAATGCTAAAGGTTTATATGTAAGATTTTTGGTAAGAATGGATGACGTTTCTGAGAGAATCAACTCCAAACTAAACAACAATATGTCCGCGTCTGACAGAAAAGTGGTTATCGATGCAGAATATAAAGCCATCCAAACAGAAAATTCTGAAAACGGAAAATACACTGTTGTTGTAAAAGATTTCTTTAATGGCAATGAGTTCTATTACTTTGTTTATCAAGACTATAAAGACATCAGATTGG is from Epilithonimonas vandammei and encodes:
- a CDS encoding OsmC family peroxiredoxin; this encodes MKRSAKAVWKGTVKDGSGVLTTQSTTLNETQYSFKSRFEEGVGTNPEELLAAAHAGCFTMKTSALLTEAGYIPETLETDCKISLDDGKVTLSELTLNAKVPAISEEDFQKIAKEAKETCPISVAFSFDKTLTANLIN
- the hflX gene encoding GTPase HflX — translated: MLEKKEHQYERAVLVGLVTQNQDESKLKEYMDELEFLAFTAGATVDKRFTQKLTQPDSKTFVGSGKALEIKEYVKENGIGTVIFDDELSPSQLKNLEREMEVKILDRTNLILDIFAQRAQTSYARTQVELAQYQYLLPRLTRMWTHLERQKGGIGMRGPGETEIETDRRIIRDRITLLKDKLKTIDKQMSTQRQNRGKMVRVSLVGYTNVGKSTLMNALSKSDVFAENKLFATLDTTVRKVVIGNLPFLLTDTVGFIRKLPTQLVESFKSTLDEVREADLLIHVVDISHESFEDHIASVNQILQEIDAHQKPMIMVFNKIDDFSYEKKDEDDLTPSSKKNISLEEWKKTWMAKSKNPTVFISALTKENFPEMKKMIYDEVHRIHISRFPYNDFLFEYFDDEEN
- a CDS encoding cation:proton antiporter produces the protein MELYYSFSVLIVLASLFAYINYRVLKLPSTIGIMVIAIIVSVILVASGDNFLPKTTNGLIKLVNSLDFTEVLMGAMLNFLLFAGGIHVNIKDLKEQFGPVVIFSTVGVIISTFAVAFGAFYLLPLVGIQMPFIYCLVFGALISPTDPVAVLSILKQANVSKSLETKVAGESLFNDGMAVVVFTVVLQLAIGKDIDLNVENIGLLLLREAGGGLLLGVLLGYSASRALRVVDDYIISVLITLSVVMGGYLIAREMHISAPLAMVAAGLFMGNFSESFKMKSETQDYLIKFWELIDEIMNAVLFLFIGFELLLIKDLNEYLVAGGICISIVLLARWVAIFVPTKFMAFKYRFSPQTVKVLVWGGIRGGVSIALALSIPVNEYSQIIISITYCVVVFSIIVQGLTIAKVANPKKIATEEKIMEISEEK